GTGGTGAGTTCGCCGAGGGCGGTGAAGTCGGTGAGTTCGGCGGTGACGTGGACGCTGCCGTGGTAGGTGCGGACGCGTTCGCCGCGGCCGTGTTTGGTGAGTTCGGGGGTGATGGAGAAGGCGCCGGTCTCCAGGCGTTCGACGGCGTCGCCGTAGGACTTGACGAGGTCGAGGACGCCGGCGTTGCGGCGGGTGAGGTCGTCGAGGGCGGAGCGGCGGTCGCGGCCGCGGGCGGCGACGGTGATGCCGATGCGGGCGATCTCGGGGTCGACTTCGAGGCGGGCCTCGCCGCGGACGGCGATGCGCGGCGCGTCGGGCGTGCCGTAGGGGACGGCGGGCTGGGTGGCATCTCCGGCGGGCGTGGTCATACGCCCCACTCTGTCATGTCTTGGCTGGCCGGAGGCCTGGAGTCGGTGATCCCGAGTCATCTAATCGCAACCTGCCGGGGCTGTTGCTGCCGGTCATGCACGGGTCAGAATCTACGCGCGTTGTCCACGCGCGTTGTTCACAGTTTCCGCGAGGAGTGCCAGCCATGCCGTTGAACCGCCGGAAGTTCCTGGAGAAGTCCGCCGTGACCGGGGCGGGGGTGGCAGTGGCCGGTGCGGTCGGGGCGCCGGGCGCTCAGGCGGCCGAGGCGCGGGACGGCTCGCGGGGACGTGCGAAGCGGTACGCGTTCACCGTGATGGGCACGACGGACCTGCACGGCAACGTCTTCAACTGGGACTACTTCACGGACAAGGAGTTCGACGACAAGGCGCACAACGACGTCGGTCTCGCGAAGGTCTCCACCCTGGTGAACCGGGTCCGCGCGGAGAAGGGCCGCCGCAACACGCTGCTCATCGACGCGGGCGACACGATCCAGGGCACGCAGTTGTCGTACTACTACGCCAAGGTGGACCCGATCACCGCCGAGGGCGGCCCGGTGCACCCGATGGCGCAGGCGATGAACGCCATGGACTACGACGCGGCGGCGCTCGGCAACCACGAGTTCAACTACGGCATTCCGGTGCTGCGGAAGTTCGAGCAGCAGTGCCGCTTCCCGCTGCTGGGCGCGAACGCGCTGGACGCGAAGACGCTGCGCCCGGCGTTCCCGCCGTACAGCATGCACCGGCTGCGCACGCCGTTCGGGCGGGATGTGAAGGTGGCGGTGCTGGGGCTGACGAACCCGGGCATCGCGATCTGGGACAAGGCGAACGTGCAGGGGAAGATGACGTTCCCGGGTCTGGAGGAGCAGGCGGCGAAGTGGGTGCCGAAGCTGCGGTCGATGGGCGCGGACGTCGTGATCGTCTCGGCGCACAGTGGTTCGTCGGGGACGTCGTCCTACGGTGACCAGCTGCCGTACATCGAGAACGCGGCCGGTCTGGTGGCCGAGCAGGTGCCGGGCATCGACGCGATCCTGGTGGGGCACGCGCACACGGAGATCCCCGAGTACTTCGTGACGAACAAGAAGACCGGCAAGCAGGTCGTGCTGTCGGAGCCGCTGAAGTGGGGGCAGCGGCTGACGCTGTTCGACTTCGAGCTGGTCTGGGAGAAGGGCTGCTGGAAGGTCGAGAAGGTCGGTGCGCAGGTCCTGAACTCCAACACCGTGGAGGAGGACCCGGCGATCGTGCGGCTGTTGTCGGACGAGCACGAGAAGGTCGTGGCGTACGTCAACCAGGTGATCGGCACGAACGCGGCGGAGATGACGTCGGCCGAGGCGCCGTACAAGGACGTGCCGATCATCGATCTGATCAACCACATCCAGGCGGACACGGTGAAGCAGGCGCTCGCGGGCACGGAGCACGCGGCGCTGCCGGTGCTGTCGCAGGCGGCGTGCTTCTCGCGGTCCGCCCGGATCCCGGCGGGCGAGGTGACCATCCGGGACGTGGCGGGGCTGTACGTCTTCGAGAACACGCTGGAGGCGCGTCTGATGACGGGCGCGCAGCTGAAGGCGTACCTGGAGTACTCGGCGAACTACTTCACGCAGACGGCGCCGGGCGAGCCGGTGGACCCGGCGAAGCTGACGAACGCGGGCGGGACGCCGGACTACAACTACGACGTGGTGAGCGGTCTGTCGTACGAGATCGACATCGCGAAGCCGGCCGGGTCGCGGGTGACGAACGTGCGGTTCGAGGGGCAGCCGCTGGCGGACGACGCGAAGTTCGTGTTCGCGGTGAACAACTACCGGGCCAACGGCGGCGGGAACTTCCCGCATGTCGCCGCCGCGCCGCTGCTGTGGTCGAACTCGGACGAGATCCGCAACACCATGATCGCCTGGGTGAAGGCGAAGGGGTCGATCGATCCGGCCGAGTTCGCCGCGGTGGACTGGAAGCTCACGCGGAACGGCACGCCCGTCTTCTGACCGGCGTAGCCGCGTCCTTCGTCACCTTCGGTCGTCGACGAGCGGGGTCAGGGCCGGTGCCTCGCGGGGCGGCGGCACCTGTTGCCGCTGGGTGAGGCCGAAGGTGGTGAAGGCGGTGCGGCTCGGGAGCCGGTAGGCCTCCCTGCCGGTCAGGGAGTTGAGGATGATCGCGCCGCGCCAGGCGGTGAGGCCGAGGTCGGGTGTGCCGACGCCGTGGGTGTGGGTCTCGGCGTTCTGGACGTACACCGAGCCGGAGACGGACGGGTCGAGGACGAGCCGGTGGTCCTCGTCGACGCGCGGGCGTTCCTGGCTGTCGCGGCGCATGTAGGGGTCGAGGCCGGCGAGGACGCGGTCGAGGGGGCGTTCGCGGTAGCCGGTGGCGAGGACGACGGCGTCGGTGGTGAGGCGGGAGCGGCTGTCCTGGCGGGCGTGTTCCAGGTGCAGTTCCACTTTGGTCGTGGCGACGCGGCCGGCGGTGCGGACGCGGACGCCCGGGGTGAGGACGGCGTCGGGCCAGCCGCCGTGCAGGGTGCGGCGGTAGAGCTCGTCGTGGATGGCGGCGATGGTGCCGGCGTCGATGCCCTTGTGGAGCTGCCACTGTCCGGCGACGAGCCGGTCGCGGGCGGTCTCGGGCAGGGCGTGGAAGTAGCGGGTGTGGTCGGGGGTGAAGTGCTCCAGGCCGAGCTTGGAGTACTCCATGGGGGCGAAGGCCTCGGTGCGGCCGAGCCAGTGGAGTTTCTCGCGTCCGGCGGGCCGGTTGCGGAGCAGGTCGAGGAAGATCTCGGCGCCGGACTGTCCGATGCCGACGACGGTGACGTGTTCGGCGGCGAGGAGGGCGGCGCGGTGGTCGAGGTAGTCGGCGGCGTGCAGGACCGGGACGCCGGGGGCCTCGGCGAGGGGTTTGAGGGGGTCGGGGACGTAGGGCTCGGTGCCGATGCCGAGGACGACGTTGCGGGTGTACGTCCGGCCGAGGGCCTCTGCTTCGCCGTCGGTGTCGAGTTGGGTGAAGTCGACTTCGAACAGGTCGCGTTCGGGGTTCCAGCGGACGGCGTCGACCTGGTGGCCGAAGTGCAGGCCGGGGAGGTTCTCGGAGACCCAGCGGCAGTAGGCGTCGTACTCGGCGCGCTGGATGTGGAACCGCTCGGCGAAGTAGAAGGGGAAGAGCCGTTCGCGGGACCTGAGCCAGTTGAGGAAGGTCCAGGGGCTGGTGGGGTCGGCGAGGGTGACCAGGTCGGCGAGGAACGGGACCTGGATGGTGGTGTCTTCGATGAGCAGGCCGGGGTGCCAGGCGAAGGCGGGGCGCTGGTCGTAGAAGGCGGGGTCGAGGCCGTCGAGCGGGTGGGCGAGGGCGGCGAGGGAGAGGTTGGCGGGGCCGATGCCGACGCCGACGAGGTCGCGGGGGGCGTCGGGCTCGTGGTGCGGGTGGGGCGTGGGGGTGGGGTCGGGGGTCGGTGGGGGGTTCATCGGGGGGTGTGTCCTTCCGCGAGTGTCGCTCGGCGCGCTGCCACGAGGTGCAGCAGGGCGGCCAGGTCGTCGGGGCCGGTGGCGGGGTTGAGGAGGGTGGCCTTGAGCCAGAGCCGGCCGTCGAGGCGGGCCCGGCCGAGGACGGCGCGGCCGTCGGTGAGGAGCGCGCGGCGTACGGCGGCGACGGTGGTGTCGGGGGCGCCCGCGGGCCGGAACAGCACGGTGCTGATGACGGGCGGGGCGTGCAGTTCGAAGCCGGGGTGTTCGTGGACGAGGGCGGCGAAGTCGCGGGCGCGGGCGCACACCTGGTCGACGAGTGTGCCGAGGCCGTGGCGGCCGAGGGTCTTGAGGGTGACGGCGAGTTTGAGGACGTCGGGGCGGCGGGTGGTGCGCAGGGAGCGGCCGAGGAGGTCGGGCAGGCCGGCTTCGGTGTCGTCGGTGGCGTTCAGGTAGTCGGCGCGCTGCCGCAGGGCGGTGAGGTCGTGTGCGTCTTTGACGGCGAGGAGGCCTGCGGCGACCGGTTGCCAGCCGAGCTTGTGCAGGTCGAGGGTGACGGTGTCGGCGGCGTCGAGGCCGGTGAGGCGGGTGCGGTGCCGGTCGCTGAAGAGGAGGCCTCCGCCGTAGGCGGCGTCGATGTGCAGCCGGGCGCCGTGGGCGGTGCAGCGGGCGGCGATCTCGGGCAGGGGGTCGATGTGTCCGGCGTCGGTGGTGCCGGCGGTGGCGGCGACGAGCAGGGGGCCGGGCAGGCGGGTGAGGACCGCGTCGAGCGCGGTGGGGTCGATCGTTCCGTCCGGGGCGGGGACGACGACGGGTTCGGGCAGTCCGAGCAGCCAGGCGGCGCGTGGGAGCGAGTGGTGGGCGTTCGCCCCGACGACGAGCCGTGGGGTGCCGCCGCAGGCCTCCCGGGCGAGGAGCAGGGCGAGTTGGTTGGACTCGGTGCCGCCGGTGGTGATGACGGAGTCGGGGGGTCCGCTCTGTCCGGAGCCGTAGATCTCTCCGGCCAGTGCCGCTGTGACCATCGCCTCCAGTTCCGAGGCGGCCGGGGCCTGGTCCCAGGAGTCCAGGGACGGGTTGAGGGCGGAGGCGGCGAGGTCGGCGGCGGTGGCGACGGCGAGGGGCGGGCAGTGGAGGTGGGCGGCGCACAGGGGGTGGGCCGGGTCGGCGGCGCCCTCGGCGAAGGCGCGGACCAGGGTCCGCAGGGCGTGTGGGTCGCCCTGGTCGGGCAGGACTTCGCCCACGGCGTCCCGTAGGCGCGCGGCGACCGCGTCCGGCCCGCCCGCCGGCAGCGGCCCGCCCCGGGCCCGGGCGCCGGCGTCCAGCGCGTCGAGCACGGTGTCGAGCAACGGGCGCAGGGCGTACGGGCCTGCTGGGCCTGAGGCGAGGGGCGGCGTGCTCATGGGCTGTCCTCCGGTGCGCGGGGCGGCGCGCCCGAATAGCCCAACGACGGGACCCGGGTGGAGGTACGTCCGTACGGGGAGAACGTGTCGGAGCCGCACGGGTCCGGGACGGGGCGTGGGGTCGCGCCCGGGGCGCCCGTCGCCACGGCACCACCAGGGCGGGCCCGGGCCGCCCCGGTGGCGCCCCCATTCACAGCACCACCGAGGCCGGGCCCGGGGTCGCCCCGGCGCGCCCGCCCCCACACAGCGCCCAGGGCCTGGGCGGATCGGCGGGTGAGGCGGCCGGGTGCGCCGGGCCTCAGGGTGCGGTCCGTGCCCGTTCGTCCGGGGCGTCAGGTTCTAGGTGTTCTGGGGCTCCTGGTCGGTTCGGGTGCCCTGGACGCGTAGTGCGCGGGACAGGTCGTCGAGTTGGTCGATGAGTTTGCGGCGCAGGGCGGGGACCGGGTCGGCGTCGCGCAGGCACTCCTCGCCGAGGCGGAGGTTGTCCGTGTCGACGGCGTGGGCGGGGAAGGCGTCGCGGCCGACGGCCCCGGCGATGGCTGGGCCGCGGCGGTCGGCGACGGCGACCGCGTCGGTGTAGTAGCGCGGCACGTACTCCCGCACGAGGTCGGCCTGTTCCGGCTGCCAGAAGCCGGCGGCGGTGGCGGTGAAGAGGTAGTTGGACAGCTCGTCGGAGCCGAACATCGCCTCCCACGCGCGGGTCTTGGCCTCCGGGTCGGGCAGGGCGGCCCGGCAGCGGGCGGCGCCCTCCTGGCCGGTGGCGCTCGGGTCGCGGTCGAGTTCGGCGGCGATGGCGGTCTCGTCGGTCGCGCCGAGGACGGCGAGCCGGGCCAGGACGCGCCAGCGCAGTTCGGGGTCGAGCTCCGGGCCGCCGGGGACGGTGCCGTCGGCGAGCCAGGCGGCGATGGTGTCGGGGTGGGCGGCCACGTCGATGCGGTGGCGTACGGCGATCAGGCGCAGGCCGGGGTTGTCGCCGTCCTCGGTGCGGCGGATGAGGTCGCGGCACAGCTCGGAGAGGGTGGCGAGGGCGGCGGGCCGCTCCTCGGGGGTGACGTAGCGGTCGGCGATGTGCGTGGACGCGAAGGCCAGCACGCCCTGGACGATGGCGAGGTCGGTCTCCAGGGGGAGGTGGGCGCGGGCCGTCTCCAGGTAGGCGGCGGGGGCGAGTTCGCCGTCGCGGACGGCGTCCCGCAGGGCGTTCCAGACGACCGCGCGGGTGAGCGGCTCGGGCAGGCCGGACAGGTCCTTGCGGACGGTCTCGAAGGACTCGGGGTCGAAGCGGACCTTGGCGTAGGTGAGGTCGCCGTCGTTGAGGAGGAGCAGCGCCGGGCGCTTGCCGATGGGGTGGGCGCCGTCCTGCGGGAGGTCCAGGTGGAGGCGTTCGCGCAGGACGAGGTGGCCGCCGTCGTCGCCGAGGTCCCGGTCGTACAGGCCGGCGGCGATGCGGTGGGGGCGGCTGCCGGCGCGATCGACGGTGAGGGCGCAGGTGCCGTGTTCGCCGGGGGCGACGCGCGGGGTGAGGGTGTCGACCCCGGTGGTGCGCAGCCATGCGTCGGCCCAGGCGTGGACGTCGCGTTCGGTGGCGCTCGCGAGGTTGTCGATGAAGTCGGCGAGGGTGGCGTTGGCGAACTTGTGCCGGGCGAAGTGCGTGTTGATGCCGGCGAGGAAGTCCTTCTCGCCGAGCCAGGCGACCAGTTGCCGCAGCGCGCTGGCGCCCTTGGCGTAGGAGATGCCGTCGAAGTTGAGCAGCGCGGAGGCGGTGTCGTCGACGGCTTCGGGGGCGACGGGGTGGGTGGAGGGGCGCTGGTCGGCGTCGTAGCCCCAGGACTTGCGGGCGACGCCGAAGTCGGTCCAGGTGTCGGTGAAGCGGGTCGCCTCGGTGAGGGTCTGGTAGCCCATGTACTCGGCGAAGGACTCGTTGAGCCAGATGTCGTCCCACCACTTGAGGGTGACGAGGTCGCCGAACCACATGTGGGCCATCTCGTGGGCGATGACCATGGCGCGGGTCTGGCGCTCGGTGTCGGTGACGGCGGAGCGGTAGACGAACTCGTCGCGGAAGGTGACCAGTCCGGGGTTCTCCATGGCGCCGGCGTTGAACTCGGGGACGAACGCCTGGTCGTAGGAGTCGAAGGGGTAGGGCTCGGCGAACTTCTCGTGGTAGCGGTCGTAGCACTGCCGGGTGATCTCGAAGAGTTCGTCGGCGTCCGTGTCCAGGTAGGGGGCCAGGGAGCGGCGGCAGTGGATGCCGAAGGGCAGGCCGCGGTGTTCGGTGCGCACGGAGTGCCAGGGGCCGGCGGCGACGGCGACGAGGTAGGTGGAGATCAGCGGTGTGGGGGCGGCCTGCCAGAGGCCGTTCCCGGTGTGCTCGGTGATGCCGTTGGCGAGGACGGTCCAGCCCTCGGGGGCCTTCACGGACAGTTCGAAGACGGCTTTCAGGTCGGGCTGGTCGAAGGCGGCGAAGACGCGCTGGACGTCGTCCAGGAAGAGCTGTGTGTAGACGTACGTCTCGCCGTCGGTGGGGTCGGTGAAGCGGTGCATGCCCTCGCCGGTGCGGGAGTAGCGCATGTGGGCGTGGACGCGCAGTTCGTGCTCGCCGGCGGTGAGGTTCTTCAGGGGGAGTCGGTTGCCGTCGAGGGCTTCGGGGTCCAGGGGTTGTCCGTCGAGGGTGACGGAGCGCAGCTCGGCGGGCTTGACCTCGACGAAGGTGTCCCCGTCCGCGCGGGCGCTGAACCTGATCGCGGTACGGGAGCCGAAGGTGTCGTCGCCGCTGGTCAGGTCGAGTTCGATCGTGTAGCGGTGGACGTCGAGGAGCTCTGCTCGGGTCTGCGCTTCGTCGCGCGTCAGTACGGACATGCAGGACATGCTGCCTGATGGCAGGTGCAAGGCACAGAGGCGGATCGGTACGCGCCCAATGTCCGGTCTATGTGCGGTCTTTTTCGAGCTCCCCGGCGTGCGCCCCCATGGGTCGCTGGGTCGGTACGCGGGCGTCCGGACGGGGCAGGCCGGGGCGCGGGGGGTGTGCGGTGATCTCGGTGTGCTCGCGGACGACGGAGCGCAGCCGGCGCACCTCCCGTTCCAGGGCGAGGTGGCGCCGGTGGGTGTCGTAGAGGTAGCGGACCTTGGTGCGCAGGGCCCAGGGGTCCACGGGTTTGAGGACGAGGTCGGCGACGCCGAGTCCGAAGGCGGCGGTGGTGAGTTCGTGGTCGGCGCCGAATCCGGTGAGCAGGATGACGGGGATGTGCTGGGTCTGTTCGACGCGCCGCATGTAGCGCACGACCTCCAGTCCGCTGACGCCGGGCATGCGCACGTCGAGCAGGAGCAGGCCGACCTGGCCACGGAGGACCTGCTTGAGTGCCTCGTCGCCGCTGGTGGCCCGGGCGAGCTGGTAGCCCAGCGGGGCCAGGGCGCTCTCCAGCGCGTACAGCGTGTCCTCGTGGTCGTCGACGATGAGGATCCTGGTATCCGACGGCATGGCCCGGCGCCCCTCCCTCGTGGAGGACCAGAGTAATGCGCGACACTGACGGGCAGTGCTCGTCAGCTGACATGCTGTGCACAGCGCAGCATGCACCGCCCGGGGCGCCGTGTCACCACCCCCGAGGTCAGTTACCGGCGGTCGCGGCGCCGTTGAGTGCCTCGTCGGCGATGCGCTCGTGGTGGCGGATCACCTCGGCGACGATGAAGTTGAGGAATTTCTCCGCGAAGGCCGGGTCCAGTTTGGCGTTCTCGGCGAGGGCGCGCAGCCGGGCGATCTGGCGGGCCTCGCGCGCCGGGTCGGCGGGCGGCAGCTGGTGGCGCGCCTTGAGGTGGCCGACCTGCTGGGTGCACTTGAAGCGCTCGGCGAGCATGTGGACGACGGCGGCGTCGATGTTGTCGATGCTGTCGCGCAGCCGGGCGAGTTCGTCGCGGACGGCGGGGTCGACGTCACCGGTGGCGGTGTTGCTGGTGGTCATGGAGGGTCAGCGTAGAGGGCGGGGGCCGGGCGGCCGCAGGGTGTCTCACGCATCGGCCGGGGCGAGCCGCTTGTGGAAGTAGACGTCCTCGTGGCCGCCGGGCACGCCCTCGATGCGGGCCCGTTCGCGGTAGCCGAGCCGCGGGTAGAAGCCGGGGGCCTGGAAGCTGTACGTGGAGACGATCATGTCGGTGCAGCCGCGCCGGACGGCCTCGGCCTCCGCGGCGCGCATCAGGCGGCTGCCCCAGCCGGCGTGCCGCTGGTCCTCGCGCACCCAGAGCATGTCCACCGAGCACAGGCTGCCCCAGGTCCAGGCGGTGAGGCCGCCGACCAGTTCGCCGGTCGCGTCGGTGGCGCGGACGGAGAGGGGTTCGGTGGGGGCGCCGTCGGCGGCGGCGGTGTTGAAGGCGGTGAGTTCCTCGTCGAGCCGCTTTTCGAGGTCGTCGTCCTGGCCGCCCACCTGGAGCGCGTCGGCCACGGAGCGCTGTTCGCCGGTCACGGCCCGGATTCTGCCAGCGGCTCCGGGGCAGGACGACCGGTTTTCGCCGCGGCGGGGCCGGTCCGGGGCGCGGCGCGGGCTCGTACAGTGGAGTCGG
This genomic stretch from Streptomyces sp. Go-475 harbors:
- a CDS encoding SidA/IucD/PvdA family monooxygenase, translated to MNPPPTPDPTPTPHPHHEPDAPRDLVGVGIGPANLSLAALAHPLDGLDPAFYDQRPAFAWHPGLLIEDTTIQVPFLADLVTLADPTSPWTFLNWLRSRERLFPFYFAERFHIQRAEYDAYCRWVSENLPGLHFGHQVDAVRWNPERDLFEVDFTQLDTDGEAEALGRTYTRNVVLGIGTEPYVPDPLKPLAEAPGVPVLHAADYLDHRAALLAAEHVTVVGIGQSGAEIFLDLLRNRPAGREKLHWLGRTEAFAPMEYSKLGLEHFTPDHTRYFHALPETARDRLVAGQWQLHKGIDAGTIAAIHDELYRRTLHGGWPDAVLTPGVRVRTAGRVATTKVELHLEHARQDSRSRLTTDAVVLATGYRERPLDRVLAGLDPYMRRDSQERPRVDEDHRLVLDPSVSGSVYVQNAETHTHGVGTPDLGLTAWRGAIILNSLTGREAYRLPSRTAFTTFGLTQRQQVPPPREAPALTPLVDDRR
- a CDS encoding SIMPL domain-containing protein, with protein sequence MTTPAGDATQPAVPYGTPDAPRIAVRGEARLEVDPEIARIGITVAARGRDRRSALDDLTRRNAGVLDLVKSYGDAVERLETGAFSITPELTKHGRGERVRTYHGSVHVTAELTDFTALGELTTRLADLELTRVDGPWWALRPDSPAHREARKKAVTEAVQRAREYAEALGTTLSALVELADIGAESSPPAFPQAPGRMRSAGYGAAAESAPAAPLDLEPQRQRVHAQINARFTMVPPRL
- a CDS encoding 5'-nucleotidase C-terminal domain-containing protein, yielding MPLNRRKFLEKSAVTGAGVAVAGAVGAPGAQAAEARDGSRGRAKRYAFTVMGTTDLHGNVFNWDYFTDKEFDDKAHNDVGLAKVSTLVNRVRAEKGRRNTLLIDAGDTIQGTQLSYYYAKVDPITAEGGPVHPMAQAMNAMDYDAAALGNHEFNYGIPVLRKFEQQCRFPLLGANALDAKTLRPAFPPYSMHRLRTPFGRDVKVAVLGLTNPGIAIWDKANVQGKMTFPGLEEQAAKWVPKLRSMGADVVIVSAHSGSSGTSSYGDQLPYIENAAGLVAEQVPGIDAILVGHAHTEIPEYFVTNKKTGKQVVLSEPLKWGQRLTLFDFELVWEKGCWKVEKVGAQVLNSNTVEEDPAIVRLLSDEHEKVVAYVNQVIGTNAAEMTSAEAPYKDVPIIDLINHIQADTVKQALAGTEHAALPVLSQAACFSRSARIPAGEVTIRDVAGLYVFENTLEARLMTGAQLKAYLEYSANYFTQTAPGEPVDPAKLTNAGGTPDYNYDVVSGLSYEIDIAKPAGSRVTNVRFEGQPLADDAKFVFAVNNYRANGGGNFPHVAAAPLLWSNSDEIRNTMIAWVKAKGSIDPAEFAAVDWKLTRNGTPVF
- a CDS encoding GNAT family N-acetyltransferase, yielding MTGEQRSVADALQVGGQDDDLEKRLDEELTAFNTAAADGAPTEPLSVRATDATGELVGGLTAWTWGSLCSVDMLWVREDQRHAGWGSRLMRAAEAEAVRRGCTDMIVSTYSFQAPGFYPRLGYRERARIEGVPGGHEDVYFHKRLAPADA
- a CDS encoding aminotransferase class V-fold PLP-dependent enzyme codes for the protein MSTPPLASGPAGPYALRPLLDTVLDALDAGARARGGPLPAGGPDAVAARLRDAVGEVLPDQGDPHALRTLVRAFAEGAADPAHPLCAAHLHCPPLAVATAADLAASALNPSLDSWDQAPAASELEAMVTAALAGEIYGSGQSGPPDSVITTGGTESNQLALLLAREACGGTPRLVVGANAHHSLPRAAWLLGLPEPVVVPAPDGTIDPTALDAVLTRLPGPLLVAATAGTTDAGHIDPLPEIAARCTAHGARLHIDAAYGGGLLFSDRHRTRLTGLDAADTVTLDLHKLGWQPVAAGLLAVKDAHDLTALRQRADYLNATDDTEAGLPDLLGRSLRTTRRPDVLKLAVTLKTLGRHGLGTLVDQVCARARDFAALVHEHPGFELHAPPVISTVLFRPAGAPDTTVAAVRRALLTDGRAVLGRARLDGRLWLKATLLNPATGPDDLAALLHLVAARRATLAEGHTPR
- a CDS encoding response regulator is translated as MPSDTRILIVDDHEDTLYALESALAPLGYQLARATSGDEALKQVLRGQVGLLLLDVRMPGVSGLEVVRYMRRVEQTQHIPVILLTGFGADHELTTAAFGLGVADLVLKPVDPWALRTKVRYLYDTHRRHLALEREVRRLRSVVREHTEITAHPPRPGLPRPDARVPTQRPMGAHAGELEKDRT
- a CDS encoding chorismate mutase, which produces MTTSNTATGDVDPAVRDELARLRDSIDNIDAAVVHMLAERFKCTQQVGHLKARHQLPPADPAREARQIARLRALAENAKLDPAFAEKFLNFIVAEVIRHHERIADEALNGAATAGN
- the pepN gene encoding aminopeptidase N; translated protein: MSVLTRDEAQTRAELLDVHRYTIELDLTSGDDTFGSRTAIRFSARADGDTFVEVKPAELRSVTLDGQPLDPEALDGNRLPLKNLTAGEHELRVHAHMRYSRTGEGMHRFTDPTDGETYVYTQLFLDDVQRVFAAFDQPDLKAVFELSVKAPEGWTVLANGITEHTGNGLWQAAPTPLISTYLVAVAAGPWHSVRTEHRGLPFGIHCRRSLAPYLDTDADELFEITRQCYDRYHEKFAEPYPFDSYDQAFVPEFNAGAMENPGLVTFRDEFVYRSAVTDTERQTRAMVIAHEMAHMWFGDLVTLKWWDDIWLNESFAEYMGYQTLTEATRFTDTWTDFGVARKSWGYDADQRPSTHPVAPEAVDDTASALLNFDGISYAKGASALRQLVAWLGEKDFLAGINTHFARHKFANATLADFIDNLASATERDVHAWADAWLRTTGVDTLTPRVAPGEHGTCALTVDRAGSRPHRIAAGLYDRDLGDDGGHLVLRERLHLDLPQDGAHPIGKRPALLLLNDGDLTYAKVRFDPESFETVRKDLSGLPEPLTRAVVWNALRDAVRDGELAPAAYLETARAHLPLETDLAIVQGVLAFASTHIADRYVTPEERPAALATLSELCRDLIRRTEDGDNPGLRLIAVRHRIDVAAHPDTIAAWLADGTVPGGPELDPELRWRVLARLAVLGATDETAIAAELDRDPSATGQEGAARCRAALPDPEAKTRAWEAMFGSDELSNYLFTATAAGFWQPEQADLVREYVPRYYTDAVAVADRRGPAIAGAVGRDAFPAHAVDTDNLRLGEECLRDADPVPALRRKLIDQLDDLSRALRVQGTRTDQEPQNT